GGCATACCCACATCATCGTACCTGATTTCAGCATGTTCTACCACTATTCTTTCAATGCCATCCGCTCTTTTTATGCGGTGTTCAATATTATATGCCTTCCTGGAATTGATTGAGTCAGATATAGCTTCTGAAACCTTTTGCCTGTCATCGGGATGCACATGTGAAAAAAACAGGTCGTTAGTGACTTCCACGGCGCCCGGTTCATATCCGAATATCCGGTAAACCTGGTCGGACCATATTAGCGGATTTTTATCGGGATCTTCTGACTGGCTCAGTTCTATTACCCACGCTCCCAGGTTGGCCATGGTTTCAGCCTGTTTAAGAATGGTTTCACTTCTGATTAGGGCTTGCTCCGACTGTTTGCGCTCGCTAACGTCTGCTATGGTTCCGATAGTCTGCCTGAGCTTTCCCTTTTCATCACGAATTGCAGAGACGGTAATATCTACCCATACTCTTGAGCCGTCTTTTCTCAAATATTGCTTTTCATAATTGATCCAGTCGATTTCTCCAGAGTAAATTTTATCATTTATACTTTTACTTACAGGCCGGTCCTCAGGAACCGTAATTTCTGACACATGTTTACCCGGCAATTCTTCGCGGCTGTATCCAAGAATTTCACAGGCACGGGCGTTGGCATTCAACAGGAATCCGTTCTCATCACCCTCAACAATTCCAATGGCCGCATTGGTAAACATGGCCTGCAAACGCTCAAGTGCAGCCAGCCTTTCGAGTTCGGCATTAATCCTGTCAGTGATATTCAGTGTAACCAGTCCGACACCCCTTTTGCCCCCCGGAAGCGGAACCGGAAAACGGAATCCCTGCCAGTGAGACATTGTGGCGTTCTCACTTCGCAAGGGCAGCATGGCATTGTATTCGTTTACAGCCAGCTTGTTTGTTTTCAATACTTCCCGGTTACGTTCCTGTGTTGCTTTTGCCAGGTCAGCCGGAAGTACATCGAAAATAGTTTTTCCGATGGCATCGTGCAAAGGCAGACCATATTGTTCGGCTGCAAGCCTGTTCAACCTTACATACCGGTTATCATCCGTATAAATGATCATTCCCATAGGGGTGTTACTGAAGAAGGTATCCAGGATCATTTCACTTTCCCGTAATCTTTTCTGCGAACGTTTGTCGATGTTTATAACCCTCCGTGCCGCAATCCATAAAAGAACAGTAAAACAGAATGTATAGGTAACCGATATCAGTACCACTTCGGTGTCCATACTGAATAGCCCTGCTTTTTCGGCATTAATCCGGAGCCACCCGATGATGAGTGGCACAATCATAATACCCGGAATTAATCTGCGGGCCATATGACCTCCGGCAAAATCATCGACAAATACTTTCATCAGCCAGGTTTTCGGGTAGAAAAGCAATATGGAAACGCCCACCAGGCAGAAATTAATACCAGAATATAAGGCAACTGAAGTATGCTCTATGGCATAAACGGAAGTAAAACCAAGAAAATAACTGACAATGATAAAATAGCCGGTTATGATAACAGGGATAATGAGAACATGAGAAATACCAAAATTTCCTGAACTTAACGTTATCAAAACTAACCCCGTTATTACAAAAAGAATTGCCGTAATGAACGCCATCCTGTGATCAGGATTCAGGAACATGTTTAACACAGGTAAACGGTTAAATGCAGGTTCACTGCCGGTACGCAATATGACCAGGTAGCTAACAGCAGTAAAAAATCCGATTAATAAGATGAACACACCCACAAACCGGGGAACTGCAATTTTCAGATCCGGGAATTTTTGACTGCGAAGTATTAATAAGGCCAAGCCGGTGAAAATAAAACATACCGAAGTAACCACTTTCATAGTAGCCCAGTTTGGAAGGCTGGTTCCAACGAAGGGTATATTGCCCGTGGAGCCGATAATACTCGCAACACTCACTACAATTATAATGACTACAAGGAGCAGTCCTGTGCTTTCCCTCTTCCTGCGTTGTCTGGTTGCGGCTTCCGGTTGAATCCTACCGGTTTCAGGTTCCTGTTTTTGCATAGTTCAATCGAATAACCTCTGAAGATGCAGAAGCAGGAAATAACCTGCAGCTTAACAGGGATTTCTCTAACAGAATAACAGGTAGTATTGTTCAATTTTTGAAAGCATCCAGCGCCACAGTCGGTTTACCGCTGTTGTCGAAGGCCCCGAGTGTATAATCTTTCCATCCGTTATAGGCTTCGGGTTCCCAGTAAAATACACCCAGGCATTTAACAATTGTCTTCGACTGTGTGATCAGGTCGGTGAGCCATAACTTTGCAGAAGCTGCTTCATCCCAAGGCATTCCGACCTCACAAACCATCACCTCCTTGTTATACCGGAGGATCATGTCGTTCATGTTATTAATGATATTCGTGTTATACTCCTGCCATTTATTTACCTCAGGGTAAAGCGACATCCCAATCACATCCCACTTACCGCCGTTGTTTTTAAGTCCGTCAAACAGCCACCTGAACAGGCTGTTATCCCATCCATTCTGGACGTGGACGATTACTTTGGCATCGGGGAAAACACTTTTTACCGCATCATAACCGGCATTGTTGAGGGTTGCATATTGCGCCATGTTAACAGAGGCTTTGCCGTCTTCCCAAAGCATTCCGTTACCGGTTTCATTTCCCACCTGGACCCATTCGGGCTTGATATTCCAGTTCTTAAGCGCGTTAAGCACATCGGTTGTATGATCGGATACGGCAGTGCAAAGGTCATCAAATGACAGCGACGCCCATGCTGCCGGTTTAGTCTGTTTCCCCGGATCCGCCCAGCTGTCACTGTAATGAAAATCGAGCATGATCCGCATGCCCAGATCATTAGCACGCTTTGCCTTTACAAGAACATCAGTTTTATTGTTCCAGCCATCGGCAGGGTTAACCCAAACCCTCAGCCTGATGGAATTCATGCCGAGGTTTTTCAGCAGGAGCATGCAATCGGTATTGGTTCCGTTTGCATCATAAAACAGGATGTTGTTATCCTCCATTTCGGTAAGCCAGCTAACATCAGCGCCTTTGGCAAAGGAATCGGCCGGGTTTTCATCCGGATCTTTCCGGTCGTTTTCCTTATGACAGGCACAAGCGAATACGCCCATTATGCCAAGAAGAAGTGATAAAAGAAATATCTTTTTCATAACAATCAAAATTATAAAAAAAAGGGGCAGAAAACTGCCCCTTTTTAAACCACGTTTCAATTCTACTGCGCTTCAAAAGTGCAGGTATTATTAATAAAGTCAATGGTTACGTCATATGTTCCTGCTGCCAGACTTTGATCGTCGGTAATGTTATCACCTTTGAAAACCATAGATGTAAATGATCCTCCAAAGTATGCATCCCAGTTGTCCTTATATGGGTAAATTTTGATACCCCATGAAGAGGCTGTGGTTATGGTTGCCGTTCCTTTATATACACCGGCGGATGTTTTATCCAGGACAACCGTGGAAAAGTCCCAGATGTCATTCAGCCCGCCTATGTATATTTTTTCGCCAAGCAATGCATATCTCTGGCCGATAATGTCTGCCACGAGGTCATATGACCCGGCAACAACACCCGCATCATCTGTAATTCCTGATCCGCCGAATATAAGCGTCCCATCAGCGCCACCGTAAAAATCATCCCAGCCTCCATTAAGGTATAATTTGAAGCCCCATTGAGAAGCAGCCCCAATCGTTACCGGTTTGGTGTATACCCCTGTAACATTTGATGCATCCATGGTAGTCATATTCCAGTCATCGTTAAAACCGGCATAACTTAAACTGGTTATAGCAGTGTGACTGTATGTGAGATTTTTAAGATCAGCCTTTATCAGGTAGAAACCGGCTGCAGGTGCTGCAATGTTTGAGCCGCTCTTGAATGAAAGGACTCCATTGCTTGCCATTTTGTAAACATTTTCCCAGTCGCCCGAGATTAAACCCATTTGGTAACCCCATAGTGAATTAACCTGCACGGCTCCCGCGAAAGTTGAATCATCTTCGCTCAACAGTGTGAGATAATTATCAAAGGTCCAGCTGCCTGAGATTCCATCGTCAATACCGGGTAAATACAGGTATTTGCTGATAGGTTCAACAACAACCGTTTTTCCCGGTTTGAGTTGGAATTTCAATTGCCGGGGATCTGCCAGGAAGAAAGTAAGTGTATAGTCACCCGCTTCAGGTACCGTAATATTTCCGGCAGACGAACTGTTCCATTCAAACGTAAGCGAGCTGTCGGTTTGAGGAACAAAGCCAATGCTCTTTGTTATGGCAGCTGCATCGTCTGTACTTGTGGATGCATTGTAAAGTTTAGCATCGATTCCTGAAACTTTAATGGTTGCATTATTCCCTGTAGTGGTAAATGAGGCATACCATTTAACAGCCTGCCTGTCAAAGGTCATTGCCATGGTTATATCACCGGTAATTTCTAATGATGGAATGTAAGTTGCAGTCCATTGTTCATCCGTAATACTCAAAGTTGTATAGTAACAGCCTCCAAGTCCCGGATACCAGAAGTTCCATTTTGATTCATCGTTCGCAATTCTGAAAGCATTACCATCAATACCCAGGTTGCCCCATTCGGTGCCGTCTCCTTCAAGCAGGTACCAGTTAAACCATGATGTAACACCTGTGAATCCGCTATATTCACCGTTGCTTTCAGGTGAATATAGTCTGAAGCCCGTATCCTCATGATCGGCATTCAGAATAAATCCCAGGCTCATGTCAATTGAAAAGCAGGTAACATCCACCATCACAGTATTGCTGTATTTGGGCTCCGTATTGGTTCCCAAAGCGGTATTTATCCTGAAATACATGGGAGAACTCACCCCGGCTGTAAATCCAAGATTTTTCGCCAGAGTATTCAATGAAGCCCCGGTAAAAGCATACGTGTTACCCTGTGGTGAAAGGGTGATGGAGTTTTCGAAATCATTTGCGGCTGATACTTCAATAATTTCATAAGGTACTGATGCCGGAATGCCGATGTTTTCATCACTGACACTGAGATCAGACTTACTCCAGCTAAGAGCCAGTACCTGTGAGCCGTTATTGTCCTTTGTCAATATTACTTCGCTTTCGCTTGCCTGAAGGTCAGATGAATCAAGTCCGAATACTTTCAGGAACAGGCCATCCTTTTCACAGGCAGTGAAAATGGCGAGACTGCAAATGGCTATTATAAAGATTTTTGTTTTCATAAATCTGTTTTTTTAAGCATGGCGATTTTTAATAGTTCTCATTTGAAAGATTCGGATTCGCCGATATTTCAGTGGCCGGAATGGGATAAATATTGTATTTGGCGTTAACGGCTATACCGTCTTTTGCGCCGCCCTTCCATTGCCACAAGTAATTATCACCGGTAAAGCAGCCGAACCGGATAAGGTCGGTACGGCGAACGCATTCCCAGTAAAGTTCTCGTCCTCTTTCATCCAGGAAAAATTTGAAAGGGATATTATCAGCTGTTGCAGTCAGATCAGCCTCACTCACTGCTGCGGCATTTCTGTGATCACGAACCGAATTCACATAATCTACGGCCGTTGACAGGTTAGTATTGGAACGTACGGCAGCCTCAGCATACATTAGATATGCATCTGCCAGCCGGAACATAGGAAAGTCTGTATCCACGCCATTGGAAGAAGTGTTGGAAGCTACTTGTCCGTTATCATTACGGTTGCTCCATTTTACTGTAAAATAGCCCCCCGAACGGTCTGTAACGCCATTATCCATGTATTGTGACTGACCATCGGTGTAAAACATGGCACGGTCGTCATTATTCATATCGAAAAGGGCAGTGAGTTCACCGCGAA
The nucleotide sequence above comes from Bacteroidales bacterium. Encoded proteins:
- a CDS encoding PAS domain S-box protein, with the translated sequence MQKQEPETGRIQPEAATRQRRKRESTGLLLVVIIIVVSVASIIGSTGNIPFVGTSLPNWATMKVVTSVCFIFTGLALLILRSQKFPDLKIAVPRFVGVFILLIGFFTAVSYLVILRTGSEPAFNRLPVLNMFLNPDHRMAFITAILFVITGLVLITLSSGNFGISHVLIIPVIITGYFIIVSYFLGFTSVYAIEHTSVALYSGINFCLVGVSILLFYPKTWLMKVFVDDFAGGHMARRLIPGIMIVPLIIGWLRINAEKAGLFSMDTEVVLISVTYTFCFTVLLWIAARRVINIDKRSQKRLRESEMILDTFFSNTPMGMIIYTDDNRYVRLNRLAAEQYGLPLHDAIGKTIFDVLPADLAKATQERNREVLKTNKLAVNEYNAMLPLRSENATMSHWQGFRFPVPLPGGKRGVGLVTLNITDRINAELERLAALERLQAMFTNAAIGIVEGDENGFLLNANARACEILGYSREELPGKHVSEITVPEDRPVSKSINDKIYSGEIDWINYEKQYLRKDGSRVWVDITVSAIRDEKGKLRQTIGTIADVSERKQSEQALIRSETILKQAETMANLGAWVIELSQSEDPDKNPLIWSDQVYRIFGYEPGAVEVTNDLFFSHVHPDDRQKVSEAISDSINSRKAYNIEHRIKRADGIERIVVEHAEIRYDDVGMPNQIIGAVQDITEQKHAELELKQKNEELTRFIYTVSHDLKSPLVTIKAFTSYLEEDIESGDKVAQGKDFGYISNAADKMGRLLDELLELSRIGRKEQLKSEVTLETIAQAAIDLVAGRISQRNVKTRITGPPVVMYGYGQRLIQLYQNLLDNAVKFMGDQPDPLIEIGSYVDDNKHRVVLFVRDNGSGIDPQYHHKVFGLFEKFDSSTEGTGIGLALIKRIVEVHNGSIWFTSEGKGKGTTFYFTLEKTRLVEA
- a CDS encoding glycosyl hydrolase 53 family protein; amino-acid sequence: MKKIFLLSLLLGIMGVFACACHKENDRKDPDENPADSFAKGADVSWLTEMEDNNILFYDANGTNTDCMLLLKNLGMNSIRLRVWVNPADGWNNKTDVLVKAKRANDLGMRIMLDFHYSDSWADPGKQTKPAAWASLSFDDLCTAVSDHTTDVLNALKNWNIKPEWVQVGNETGNGMLWEDGKASVNMAQYATLNNAGYDAVKSVFPDAKVIVHVQNGWDNSLFRWLFDGLKNNGGKWDVIGMSLYPEVNKWQEYNTNIINNMNDMILRYNKEVMVCEVGMPWDEAASAKLWLTDLITQSKTIVKCLGVFYWEPEAYNGWKDYTLGAFDNSGKPTVALDAFKN
- a CDS encoding DUF5114 domain-containing protein, with the translated sequence MKTKIFIIAICSLAIFTACEKDGLFLKVFGLDSSDLQASESEVILTKDNNGSQVLALSWSKSDLSVSDENIGIPASVPYEIIEVSAANDFENSITLSPQGNTYAFTGASLNTLAKNLGFTAGVSSPMYFRINTALGTNTEPKYSNTVMVDVTCFSIDMSLGFILNADHEDTGFRLYSPESNGEYSGFTGVTSWFNWYLLEGDGTEWGNLGIDGNAFRIANDESKWNFWYPGLGGCYYTTLSITDEQWTATYIPSLEITGDITMAMTFDRQAVKWYASFTTTGNNATIKVSGIDAKLYNASTSTDDAAAITKSIGFVPQTDSSLTFEWNSSSAGNITVPEAGDYTLTFFLADPRQLKFQLKPGKTVVVEPISKYLYLPGIDDGISGSWTFDNYLTLLSEDDSTFAGAVQVNSLWGYQMGLISGDWENVYKMASNGVLSFKSGSNIAAPAAGFYLIKADLKNLTYSHTAITSLSYAGFNDDWNMTTMDASNVTGVYTKPVTIGAASQWGFKLYLNGGWDDFYGGADGTLIFGGSGITDDAGVVAGSYDLVADIIGQRYALLGEKIYIGGLNDIWDFSTVVLDKTSAGVYKGTATITTASSWGIKIYPYKDNWDAYFGGSFTSMVFKGDNITDDQSLAAGTYDVTIDFINNTCTFEAQ